A genomic stretch from Helianthus annuus cultivar XRQ/B chromosome 1, HanXRQr2.0-SUNRISE, whole genome shotgun sequence includes:
- the LOC110868486 gene encoding uncharacterized protein LOC110868486 encodes MVDNHLHVCAIMETHVDSSKVYEVCQKVCRSWSWASNTVLCSKGTRIRVGWDANVVDVMILAQTDQVVHTQVLFKLDHKSIFVSFVYADNYYKKRRDLWQNLVMHRSFMRNKPWVMMGDFNSHLSYEDSSVGSSTFHIGNREFKECVNEIEMFDVNSSGLHFTWSNKHKDSGIIFRKLDRVMCNIHCLDVFPNAAAYFHPYRVSDHAPCILKLPEVSREKPKPFKFVNLVADKRGFLEEVKRIWSTCIDGHHMFQVVRKLKLLKAPLRKILYQQGNLHQNVINIRKQLDECQVSMDGDPLNGDLISEHGRLLQLYKDAVRDEGMFLKQKSKVDWLEVGDSNTRYFHNVVKTKKPSKPDFFY; translated from the coding sequence ATGGTAGATAATCATTTGCATGTTTGTGCGATTATGGAGACGCATGTGGACTCTTCGAAAGTGTATGAGGTTTGTCAAAAGGTTTGTCGTTCTTGGAGCTGGGCTTCTAACACGGTTCTTTGCAGTAAGGGTACTAGAATTCGGGTAGGATGGGATGCTAATGTTGTGGATGTGATGATTCTCGCTCAAACGGATCAAGTTGTTCATACGCAGGTGTTGTTTAAATTAGATCATAAATCTATATTTGTTTCGTTTGTGTACGCGGACAATTATTATAAGAAACGAAGGGATTTGTGGCAGAATTTAGTTATGCATCGGTCGTTTATGAGGAATAAACCTTGGGTGATGATGGGTGATTTTAACTCACATCTTTCTTATGAGGATTCGAGTGTCGGATCTTCTACGTTCCATATAGGAAATAGAGAATTCAAGGAATGTGTTAATGAGATAGAGATGTTCGACGTTAATAGTTCGGGGCTGCATTTTACTTGGTCGAATAAGCATAAGGATAGTGGCATTATATTCAGGAAACTTGATCGGGTCATGTGCAACATTCACTGTCTAGATGTTTTCCCAAATGCTGCTGCGTATTTCCACCCTTATAGGGTTTCGGACCATGCTCCGTGTATCCTAAAGTTACCGGAAGTTTCGAGAGAAAAGCCAAAACCCTTTAAGTTTGTTAACTTAGTGGCTGATAAACGTGGGTTCTTGGAGGAGGTGAAGCGAATTTGGAGTACGTGTATTGATGGGCACCACATGTTTCAGGTTGTTCGGAAGTTGAAGTTGCTTAAAGCTCCGCTTCGAAAAATTCTTTATCAACAAGGCAATTTGCACCAGAATGTTATTAATATACGTAAGCAATTGGATGAGTGCCAGGTTAGCATGGATGGAGACCCGTTAAATGGAGATCTTATTAGTGAGCATGGCCGATTACTTCAGCTTTATAAAGATGCGGTGCGTGATGAAGGAatgtttttgaaacaaaaatccAAGGTAGACTGGCTTGAGGTTGGGGATTCGAATACTAGATACTTTCATAACGTTGTTAAAACGAAAAAACCATCGAAGCCGGATTTTTTCTATTAG